In Blastopirellula marina, the following proteins share a genomic window:
- the atpD gene encoding F0F1 ATP synthase subunit beta, producing the protein MATATEQKIGKITQIIGSTFDAEFSDGALPEIYNAVKVNGDYKGVTINLTGEVQQHLGGNRVRCVALGSTDGLIRGLDCVDTGKPISVPVGKATLGRVFNVTGDAIDGRGPVDAETYLPIHRPAPPVDELSTSTEVFETGIKVIDLLTPFVRGGKAGLFGGAGLGKTVILTELIARIASAHGGFSVFAGVGERTREGTDLWLEMQETEIGTTGRYVIEQTCMVFGQMNEPPGARLRVAMSALTMAEHFRDATGTDTLLFVDNIFRFSQAGSEVSALLGRMPSAVGYQPTLATEMGALQERIASTKKGAITSVQAVYVPADDPTDPAPATAFGQLDAFIYLERSISEKGIYPAVDPLASSSRILDPQYVGERHYAIARRVQTTLQRYRELQDIIAILGIDELSESDKIIVHRARRIERFLSQPFLVAEKFIGKPGEITPLADTIRSFEEICDGKWDHLPESAFMYVGSIEQAEEQAKKMATEKR; encoded by the coding sequence ATGGCGACTGCTACCGAACAGAAAATCGGAAAGATCACCCAGATCATCGGTTCGACCTTCGACGCTGAGTTCAGCGACGGCGCTCTTCCAGAGATCTACAACGCTGTGAAGGTGAACGGCGATTACAAGGGTGTCACGATCAACCTGACCGGAGAGGTGCAGCAGCACTTGGGCGGCAACCGCGTCCGTTGCGTGGCCCTGGGTAGCACCGACGGTCTGATCCGTGGCCTGGACTGTGTCGACACCGGCAAGCCGATTTCGGTGCCTGTTGGTAAGGCAACGCTCGGTCGCGTGTTCAACGTCACCGGTGACGCCATCGATGGTCGTGGTCCAGTTGATGCCGAAACCTATCTTCCGATTCACCGCCCTGCCCCACCTGTTGACGAGTTGTCGACTAGCACGGAAGTGTTTGAAACGGGTATTAAGGTGATCGACCTGCTAACCCCGTTCGTTCGTGGTGGTAAAGCCGGTCTGTTCGGTGGTGCTGGTCTGGGTAAGACCGTTATTCTCACCGAGCTTATCGCTCGTATCGCTTCGGCTCACGGTGGTTTCTCCGTGTTCGCTGGCGTGGGTGAACGAACTCGTGAAGGTACCGACCTTTGGTTGGAAATGCAGGAAACGGAAATCGGTACAACCGGCCGTTACGTTATTGAACAAACCTGCATGGTGTTCGGTCAGATGAACGAACCGCCAGGTGCCCGTCTTCGCGTGGCTATGAGTGCTTTGACCATGGCCGAGCACTTCCGCGATGCCACCGGTACCGACACGCTGCTGTTCGTCGACAACATCTTCCGCTTCTCGCAAGCGGGTTCCGAAGTGTCTGCCCTCTTGGGTCGTATGCCATCGGCGGTGGGTTACCAGCCAACGCTGGCAACCGAAATGGGTGCCTTGCAGGAACGCATCGCTTCGACCAAGAAGGGTGCTATTACCTCGGTGCAAGCCGTTTACGTTCCGGCGGACGACCCGACCGACCCTGCCCCGGCAACGGCGTTCGGTCAGCTCGACGCGTTTATCTACCTGGAACGATCGATTTCGGAAAAGGGTATTTACCCGGCCGTGGATCCGCTGGCATCGTCCAGCCGTATTCTCGATCCGCAGTACGTCGGCGAACGCCACTACGCGATTGCCCGCCGCGTGCAAACCACGCTGCAGCGTTACCGCGAACTCCAAGACATCATCGCGATTCTCGGTATCGACGAATTGAGCGAATCGGACAAGATCATCGTCCACCGTGCTCGTCGTATCGAACGATTCCTGTCGCAACCGTTCCTTGTGGCAGAAAAGTTTATCGGCAAGCCGGGCGAAATCACCCCGCTGGCCGATACCATTCGCAGCTTTGAAGAAATCTGTGACGGTAAGTGGGATCACCTGCCGGAATCGGCGTTCATGTACGTTGGTTCGATCGAACAGGCCGAAGAACAAGCCAAGAAGATGGCTACGGAGAAACGTTAA
- the atpG gene encoding ATP synthase F1 subunit gamma, with protein sequence MANPRTLDKRRKSVRNIKKITRTMELIATARFKQAMDRASAATAFTQRITQLVKDLTATELEFQHPLLEKRESKKKAVLLVLTSNRGLCGGYNGNICRASFPRLKELQDEYGEVELWISGKKGISIFRVQKKMTPDKSFFNFEDKPRYEEVEAIAVDLLDAFQASEIDRLDVAYMKFVSTSRQEPSVETLLPLSGLEGASESGASEAKPAAGSMYEFIPSAESILEEVVPTSFKVKLFKCFLDAAVCEQIARRVAMKAATENANDLIKFLSREYNRARQSRITNEIMEIIGGVEALASS encoded by the coding sequence ATGGCCAATCCAAGAACCCTCGACAAACGCCGCAAGTCGGTTCGCAACATCAAGAAGATCACGCGAACGATGGAGCTCATCGCCACGGCCCGCTTCAAGCAGGCCATGGACCGAGCCTCCGCGGCCACGGCGTTCACGCAGCGGATCACGCAGTTGGTGAAGGACCTGACCGCGACCGAACTCGAATTCCAGCATCCTCTTCTGGAGAAGCGGGAATCGAAGAAGAAGGCCGTGCTGTTGGTGCTGACCTCGAACCGCGGTCTGTGCGGTGGCTACAACGGTAACATCTGCCGTGCTTCTTTCCCGCGTCTGAAAGAGTTGCAGGACGAGTACGGCGAAGTCGAACTGTGGATCTCTGGTAAGAAGGGGATTTCGATCTTCCGAGTCCAGAAGAAGATGACGCCAGACAAGTCCTTCTTCAACTTCGAGGACAAGCCTCGCTATGAAGAAGTCGAAGCGATCGCCGTCGACTTGCTCGACGCGTTCCAGGCAAGCGAAATCGATCGCTTGGACGTCGCTTACATGAAGTTTGTCTCGACTTCGCGTCAAGAACCTTCCGTCGAAACTTTGCTCCCCTTGAGCGGTTTGGAAGGTGCTTCGGAGTCAGGTGCTTCAGAAGCCAAGCCAGCGGCCGGTTCGATGTACGAATTCATTCCTTCGGCTGAAAGCATCCTGGAAGAGGTCGTCCCGACCAGCTTCAAGGTGAAACTGTTCAAGTGCTTCCTTGACGCCGCCGTCTGCGAGCAAATTGCTCGTCGTGTGGCCATGAAGGCAGCAACCGAGAATGCGAACGATTTGATCAAGTTCCTGTCTCGCGAATACAACCGCGCCCGACAGAGCCGGATCACCAACGAAATCATGGAAATCATCGGCGGTGTGGAAGCTCTCGCGAGCTCGTAA
- the atpA gene encoding F0F1 ATP synthase subunit alpha, whose protein sequence is MKFNADEIASVIKQEIQQFDTQVDVREVGRVLEVGDGIARVYGLSGIMAGEMVEFPNGTIGLAFNLEENSVGVIILGDYLTIKEGDEVKALGTLLSVPVGEAVLGRVVDPLGNPLDGMGPIQSSETRPVEFLAPGVSERKPVTEPMQTGIKAIDAMTPVGRGQRELVIGDRKTGKTAIAIDAILNQKNTGVKCFYVAVGQKDSSVAGVVEILRRNGAMDYTTVIVAGASAPAPLQYVAPYAGTAMAEYFMFNSQHALIVYDDLSKQAAAYRELSLLMRRPPGREAYPGDVFYCHSRLLERSAKLSDELGAGSLTSLPIIETLEGEVSAYIPTNVISITDGQIYLQPDLFFAGIRPAMNVGISVSRVGGNAQIKAMKKVAGGLRLDLAAFRELEAFAQLGTELDEATQRRLDRGYRMVELLKQGQYKPLDVYDQVLSIYAGTRGHLDEVPTVDVLRWEAEYLEFVKAKYAQIREKLEETKDLTDEVRDLMETAIAEFQKTFVPSKTAEV, encoded by the coding sequence ATGAAATTCAACGCGGACGAAATCGCTTCTGTCATCAAGCAGGAAATCCAACAGTTCGACACGCAAGTCGACGTGCGAGAAGTTGGACGCGTCCTGGAAGTGGGTGACGGTATCGCTCGGGTCTATGGCCTTTCCGGCATCATGGCCGGTGAAATGGTCGAGTTCCCCAACGGCACAATCGGCCTGGCCTTCAATCTTGAAGAGAACAGTGTCGGTGTGATCATTCTGGGTGACTACCTCACCATTAAGGAAGGTGACGAAGTCAAAGCCTTGGGCACGCTGCTTTCCGTTCCAGTCGGTGAAGCAGTGCTGGGCCGCGTGGTTGATCCGCTGGGTAACCCACTCGACGGTATGGGCCCAATTCAATCGAGCGAAACCCGCCCGGTCGAATTCCTCGCCCCAGGCGTGTCGGAACGTAAGCCAGTTACCGAGCCAATGCAGACCGGTATCAAGGCTATCGACGCCATGACCCCGGTTGGACGTGGTCAGCGCGAACTGGTCATTGGTGACCGTAAGACCGGCAAGACGGCGATCGCCATCGACGCAATCCTGAACCAAAAGAACACCGGCGTGAAATGCTTTTACGTCGCCGTCGGTCAGAAAGACTCGTCGGTTGCCGGTGTGGTTGAAATCCTTCGCCGTAACGGTGCGATGGACTACACCACGGTCATCGTGGCTGGTGCCAGTGCCCCTGCCCCGCTGCAGTACGTGGCTCCTTACGCCGGTACCGCCATGGCCGAGTACTTCATGTTCAACAGCCAGCACGCTTTGATCGTTTATGACGACTTGTCGAAGCAAGCCGCTGCCTACCGCGAGTTGTCGCTGCTGATGCGTCGTCCTCCAGGCCGTGAAGCCTACCCTGGTGACGTGTTCTACTGCCATAGCCGCCTGCTGGAACGTTCGGCCAAGCTAAGCGATGAACTGGGTGCCGGGTCGCTAACCTCGCTGCCGATCATCGAAACGCTCGAAGGCGAAGTTTCCGCATACATTCCAACCAACGTGATTTCGATTACCGACGGCCAGATCTATCTGCAGCCTGACTTGTTCTTCGCTGGTATTCGTCCAGCTATGAACGTTGGTATTTCGGTTTCTCGCGTGGGTGGTAATGCCCAAATCAAAGCGATGAAGAAGGTTGCCGGTGGTCTGCGATTGGACTTGGCTGCTTTCCGCGAACTGGAAGCGTTCGCTCAGCTGGGTACCGAACTCGACGAAGCTACTCAGCGTCGTCTCGATCGCGGTTACCGCATGGTCGAACTGCTGAAGCAAGGCCAGTACAAGCCGCTGGACGTCTACGATCAAGTTCTCAGCATCTACGCCGGTACCCGTGGTCACTTGGACGAAGTTCCCACAGTTGATGTGCTGCGTTGGGAAGCTGAGTACCTCGAATTCGTGAAAGCGAAGTACGCCCAGATTCGCGAGAAGCTGGAAGAGACCAAGGATCTGACCGACGAAGTTCGCGACCTGATGGAAACGGCGATTGCCGAGTTCCAGAAGACCTTCGTCCCGTCGAAAACTGCCGAAGTTTAA
- the atpH gene encoding ATP synthase F1 subunit delta — MAGTSSDKQTFDLSRQRIGSVYAKALLGAADDAGQTDVILDEFGSLIHDVIDQREDLRHAIAGSILSEDQRIAVLDKAFSGKMNPVLLTFLKVVTQHERQDCLREIYDAAVKLNNERLGLVEITATTATELSKELSDSLTASLKAKLGREVVLKSEVDPSVIGGLVLHVGDTVFDGSVANRLKQLRQKALETTAQQAKASLERFTNSTQS; from the coding sequence ATGGCTGGAACATCTTCCGACAAACAAACGTTCGATCTTAGCCGACAACGCATTGGCTCCGTGTATGCCAAGGCGCTGTTGGGAGCGGCCGATGATGCTGGCCAGACCGACGTCATCCTGGACGAATTCGGCTCACTGATTCACGACGTGATCGACCAACGCGAAGATCTACGTCATGCAATCGCTGGCAGTATTCTTTCGGAAGATCAGCGTATCGCCGTGCTGGATAAGGCCTTCAGCGGCAAGATGAACCCCGTCTTGCTGACCTTCCTGAAGGTCGTCACCCAGCACGAACGACAAGACTGCCTGCGAGAAATTTACGATGCCGCCGTGAAGCTCAACAACGAGCGTCTTGGCTTGGTCGAGATTACCGCGACAACGGCAACTGAACTATCGAAGGAATTGTCGGATAGCCTGACGGCCAGCTTGAAAGCCAAGCTGGGTCGGGAAGTCGTTCTCAAGTCAGAAGTCGATCCGAGTGTCATCGGCGGACTGGTCCTGCATGTTGGGGACACGGTATTCGATGGCAGTGTCGCCAACCGGCTGAAGCAACTTCGGCAAAAGGCCCTCGAAACCACGGCTCAGCAGGCGAAGGCGTCGCTCGAGCGATTCACCAATTCAACGCAGAGTTAA
- the atpF gene encoding F0F1 ATP synthase subunit B, with protein sequence MRSTHLKRTHWSGLTVLLLLGIFLAPAWSQDEEPKPAESDPAPMAAAEEAPAKEAEHADEAAHPKKDEHAADVNHPHVSDDAPDEFHHDPHDLSHNDATDMLEAPHEPSLDLAMFTLLVFILLVVVLGKFAWSPILSGLKARENSMEGKMKKAEEMYEQANAKLAEYTRQLSEAQQEIKQMRDDAIKTADEKAKQIVEAAQQSASAERDRAIREIDAAKGAAINELAQASVNMAVDLAGQITRKELTPEDHANLIQDSISKLPSNN encoded by the coding sequence ATGCGCAGCACTCATTTGAAACGCACGCACTGGAGTGGTCTCACGGTCCTCCTGCTATTGGGCATCTTCCTGGCTCCGGCTTGGTCCCAGGATGAAGAACCCAAGCCTGCGGAGTCAGATCCTGCGCCCATGGCCGCTGCTGAAGAAGCTCCAGCCAAGGAAGCGGAACATGCTGACGAAGCAGCCCATCCGAAAAAGGATGAACACGCTGCTGACGTCAACCATCCGCATGTCAGCGATGACGCTCCGGATGAATTCCATCACGACCCTCACGATTTGTCGCACAATGACGCAACCGACATGCTAGAGGCACCGCATGAGCCAAGCCTCGATCTGGCGATGTTTACGTTGCTTGTGTTCATCTTGTTGGTGGTTGTGCTGGGCAAGTTTGCCTGGTCGCCGATTCTCTCTGGCCTCAAGGCCCGCGAGAACTCGATGGAAGGCAAAATGAAGAAGGCCGAAGAGATGTACGAACAAGCCAACGCCAAGTTGGCCGAGTACACTCGTCAGCTTTCCGAAGCCCAGCAGGAAATCAAGCAGATGCGGGATGACGCGATCAAAACGGCTGACGAAAAAGCCAAGCAGATCGTGGAAGCTGCCCAGCAGTCGGCCTCGGCTGAGCGTGATCGTGCGATCCGCGAAATCGACGCTGCCAAGGGTGCCGCGATCAATGAACTAGCTCAAGCTTCGGTCAACATGGCAGTCGACCTGGCGGGACAAATCACCCGCAAGGAACTGACCCCCGAAGACCATGCTAATTTGATTCAGGATTCGATCTCCAAGCTGCCTAGCAACAACTAA
- the atpE gene encoding ATP synthase F0 subunit C → MAQSNVGDLKLNYIGIGLVVIGAGYGIGKLAASALESMARQPEVSGNIQTAMIIAAALIEGFTFFALVICWFGP, encoded by the coding sequence ATGGCCCAAAGCAACGTGGGTGACCTGAAACTGAACTACATCGGTATCGGCTTGGTGGTTATCGGTGCCGGTTACGGTATCGGCAAGCTGGCTGCCAGTGCTCTGGAAAGCATGGCACGTCAACCGGAAGTTTCTGGTAACATCCAGACGGCCATGATTATTGCCGCCGCTCTTATCGAAGGTTTTACCTTCTTCGCGCTGGTTATTTGCTGGTTCGGCCCGTAA
- the atpB gene encoding F0F1 ATP synthase subunit A → MAADEILLHIKDSYYFEVPKWLWKHDHQSHSDFPDVWVKLDPGFQSWQAHEVYHRLAEDGAVGLPSEADFIHDYEHWLHEPGNHGKPITRYLTHKVDESLTSGGEALVWAERGVEVAEEYTVADYKALPADHQHVKWAPTKIEGYNQALSGKILIPQVFGGELRNLYQKEAGFAISKFMVIEFFVAVIITAVFIAYARRVSQGQLPKGWFWNLIDVFITFLRKDVAKANIHHGADHFVPIIWTLFFFILGCNLFGLIPWMGSPTGSISVTVTLAVAVLFIGMAAGARTFGVVGVWLNLVPGMELPTVIAIIIKPMMFIIELLGLLIKHAVLGIRLLANMVAGHVVLLAIMGLAVQIQTAVGVPSAVAWPVVIVILLGSVLLSCLELFVAFLQAYVFALLTALFINSETHSH, encoded by the coding sequence ATGGCCGCTGACGAGATCCTGCTCCACATCAAAGACAGTTACTACTTCGAAGTTCCGAAGTGGTTGTGGAAGCACGATCACCAGTCACATTCCGACTTCCCTGACGTCTGGGTCAAGCTCGATCCAGGCTTCCAGTCGTGGCAAGCCCACGAGGTGTACCACCGTCTGGCGGAAGATGGAGCAGTCGGCCTGCCAAGTGAAGCCGACTTTATTCACGATTACGAACATTGGCTGCACGAACCTGGCAACCACGGCAAACCAATCACGCGTTACCTGACCCACAAGGTCGACGAAAGCCTCACCTCAGGCGGCGAAGCACTTGTCTGGGCTGAACGGGGTGTTGAAGTCGCTGAAGAATACACGGTCGCGGATTACAAAGCCTTGCCGGCTGATCACCAACACGTCAAATGGGCTCCGACCAAGATCGAAGGCTACAACCAAGCGTTGAGCGGCAAGATCTTGATTCCCCAGGTGTTTGGCGGTGAGCTTCGCAACCTTTATCAAAAGGAAGCAGGCTTCGCGATCTCGAAGTTCATGGTTATCGAGTTCTTCGTGGCTGTGATCATCACGGCCGTTTTCATCGCCTACGCCAGGCGAGTTTCCCAGGGTCAACTCCCCAAGGGTTGGTTCTGGAACTTGATCGACGTCTTCATTACGTTCCTGCGTAAAGATGTCGCCAAAGCAAATATCCACCACGGTGCGGATCACTTCGTACCGATCATCTGGACCCTGTTCTTCTTCATCCTGGGCTGCAATCTCTTCGGGTTGATTCCTTGGATGGGTTCCCCCACCGGTTCGATCAGTGTCACGGTAACCCTTGCTGTCGCCGTGCTGTTTATAGGCATGGCCGCTGGTGCGCGAACTTTTGGTGTGGTTGGGGTTTGGTTGAACCTGGTTCCCGGCATGGAGCTTCCCACGGTCATCGCCATTATCATCAAGCCAATGATGTTCATCATTGAACTGCTGGGCTTGCTGATCAAACACGCGGTGCTTGGCATTCGTCTTTTAGCGAACATGGTAGCCGGGCACGTGGTGCTTTTGGCCATCATGGGATTGGCAGTACAGATTCAGACAGCGGTTGGCGTGCCCAGTGCGGTAGCCTGGCCGGTTGTCATCGTGATTTTGCTAGGCAGTGTGCTTCTGAGTTGCCTCGAATTGTTCGTGGCGTTCCTGCAAGCCTATGTCTTCGCGTTGCTCACGGCATTGTTCATCAACTCAGAGACGCACAGTCACTAA
- a CDS encoding AtpZ/AtpI family protein: MAPRLPTDMSPIARAYLWVGRIFSICGEMIVPGLLGYWLDQTLGFQFSIFALIGFFIGLIFGMTHLVLMATTEQTSGRVKDAPGEASQDDPP; encoded by the coding sequence TTGGCACCTCGCCTCCCAACGGACATGTCTCCGATTGCGAGAGCCTACCTTTGGGTAGGACGCATTTTTTCAATTTGCGGCGAGATGATTGTGCCAGGCTTGCTGGGTTACTGGCTCGACCAAACCCTGGGCTTCCAGTTTTCTATCTTTGCCCTGATCGGCTTTTTCATTGGACTCATATTTGGCATGACGCACCTGGTGCTGATGGCCACCACTGAGCAAACAAGCGGACGCGTGAAGGACGCCCCCGGCGAGGCGAGTCAAGATGACCCGCCGTAA
- a CDS encoding DUF4912 domain-containing protein, whose protein sequence is MITAASLKEYTAKDLAQMAKRRGVTGWHAMRKDELVKALIKAAKSSGTAAKSKSTAKPKKAKAAPAKPAPTVAKKPPVAKAKPAATAKRRPAKAKPEKKSDPKVVESIRTMYQQRQAAKDLGTSSADQKGADRLVLMVRDSYWMHACWEVSRKAIDRAKAALAQDWHTSTPMLRVMEVDGEVMTSGSERLVKQIEIHGGVKNWYIDVADPPKSYRCHLGYLATNGRFHAIARSNVVTTPRPGSCEEIDGNWDDVADNVEKIYALSGGADEEHADGELREMLEQRFRRPVGMPMAARLGLVGDQFCNGKPNQDFDLNIEVEMIVCGSTKAGSYVTLSGEPVKVREDGTFMVKMDFPDKRQIFPIVARSKDGLEQRTIALAVERNTKAMDPISHDPRDSNGS, encoded by the coding sequence TTGATCACCGCCGCTTCACTCAAGGAATATACAGCAAAGGATTTAGCTCAAATGGCGAAGCGTCGCGGTGTGACCGGTTGGCACGCGATGCGAAAGGATGAACTCGTTAAGGCGTTGATTAAAGCCGCCAAATCGAGTGGTACCGCAGCCAAGAGCAAGTCCACCGCCAAGCCCAAGAAAGCGAAGGCCGCACCTGCCAAGCCGGCACCGACGGTCGCCAAGAAGCCACCGGTGGCCAAGGCCAAGCCGGCTGCTACCGCCAAACGACGCCCTGCCAAAGCCAAGCCCGAGAAGAAGTCTGACCCGAAGGTCGTCGAATCCATTCGCACGATGTATCAGCAGCGCCAGGCCGCTAAGGACCTGGGGACCAGTTCGGCGGACCAGAAGGGTGCTGATCGTCTCGTGCTGATGGTTCGAGACTCGTATTGGATGCATGCCTGTTGGGAAGTCTCGCGTAAAGCCATCGACCGAGCCAAGGCTGCCCTGGCTCAAGACTGGCATACCTCGACTCCGATGCTTCGCGTTATGGAAGTCGACGGAGAGGTCATGACCAGCGGTTCCGAACGCCTGGTCAAGCAGATCGAGATTCATGGTGGTGTCAAGAATTGGTACATCGACGTTGCCGATCCTCCAAAGAGTTACCGCTGCCACTTGGGTTATCTGGCCACCAACGGACGATTTCATGCGATTGCTCGCAGCAATGTCGTGACCACACCGCGCCCTGGTTCATGCGAAGAAATTGACGGGAACTGGGACGATGTGGCTGATAACGTTGAAAAGATCTACGCTCTCAGTGGCGGTGCCGACGAAGAACACGCCGATGGCGAACTGCGAGAAATGCTCGAACAGCGTTTCCGTCGCCCGGTTGGTATGCCGATGGCTGCCCGTTTGGGGTTGGTCGGAGATCAGTTCTGTAATGGTAAGCCGAATCAAGACTTCGACCTCAACATTGAAGTCGAGATGATCGTTTGCGGTTCGACCAAAGCAGGTTCCTATGTCACACTGTCCGGTGAGCCTGTCAAGGTTCGCGAGGATGGTACCTTCATGGTGAAGATGGACTTCCCTGACAAGCGGCAGATTTTTCCAATCGTGGCTCGCTCGAAGGATGGTCTGGAGCAGCGGACAATTGCCTTGGCAGTGGAGAGAAACACCAAGGCCATGGATCCGATTTCGCACGATCCTCGCGACTCCAACGGTAGTTAG
- a CDS encoding sugar phosphate isomerase/epimerase family protein — MPTSRREFLANCSAAAAAGLTLATPASLLAADNTTSTGEKRIKKAVKIGMVGVKGTLAEKMTVLKELGFDGLELNSPGGPEPEEVQEAIKVSGIPIHGVVDSIHWNTRLSDPDEEIRQKGLDGLITAIKASKAYGGTSVLLVPGVVNNDVTYDQCWERSIEQIKKALPIAKEENIQILMENVWNNFLTDPKETARFIDELDSDMVGAYFDVGNTVKFSPPHEWIPILGPRIKKLDIKDYGKGKGFGAKLLEGDVDWPKVMGELRVIDYQGWATAEISGGGRERLTEIADRMDRIFAS; from the coding sequence ATGCCCACGTCTCGCCGTGAATTTCTCGCTAATTGCTCAGCCGCCGCGGCTGCCGGACTAACCTTGGCGACGCCTGCTTCGTTGTTGGCAGCAGACAACACGACATCCACCGGCGAGAAGCGAATCAAGAAGGCGGTAAAGATTGGCATGGTCGGGGTGAAAGGGACTCTGGCTGAAAAGATGACCGTCCTGAAGGAACTTGGCTTTGACGGGCTCGAACTCAATTCGCCCGGCGGTCCTGAGCCTGAAGAGGTTCAAGAGGCAATCAAGGTTTCTGGTATCCCGATTCATGGCGTAGTGGATTCTATTCATTGGAATACGCGTCTTTCTGACCCCGACGAAGAGATTCGTCAGAAGGGGCTCGATGGCCTGATTACGGCCATTAAGGCCAGCAAGGCCTACGGTGGCACGAGCGTTTTATTGGTGCCAGGCGTTGTGAACAACGACGTCACCTATGACCAATGCTGGGAGCGATCGATCGAGCAGATCAAGAAGGCCTTGCCGATTGCCAAGGAAGAAAACATTCAGATCCTGATGGAAAACGTGTGGAATAACTTCCTGACCGACCCGAAGGAAACGGCACGCTTCATCGACGAATTGGACAGCGACATGGTGGGTGCCTACTTCGATGTTGGCAACACCGTGAAGTTCTCGCCACCACACGAGTGGATTCCAATTCTCGGCCCACGCATCAAAAAGCTCGACATCAAAGATTATGGCAAAGGAAAGGGCTTCGGTGCCAAACTGCTGGAAGGTGATGTCGACTGGCCGAAGGTCATGGGCGAGCTTCGCGTGATCGATTACCAAGGATGGGCGACTGCGGAAATCTCAGGTGGTGGACGTGAACGGCTCACGGAAATCGCCGATCGGATGGATCGCATCTTCGCCAGCTAA
- the larE gene encoding ATP-dependent sacrificial sulfur transferase LarE: MTHDVSLPARERLLRWFHDLDSCLVAFSGGVDSSVVAKAAVLALGEKSFAVTAKSPSVAERDLRIAQETAEAIGIRHEVIQTAELDRPGYVANASDRCLHCKSELYDHLTAIRSHFQTTVIVNGANLDDRGDHRPGMIAAANAGVRSPLLECEIDKNTLREIAKEWDIPVWDRPASPCLASRIAYGVQVTPERLKMVELAEDTLRSLGLRDLRVRYHDGDLARLEVPIESIEWIAKPENRETLERQLTEIGFKFVTLDLGGLKSGSLNQLIQVSIDNS, from the coding sequence ATGACCCACGACGTTTCACTTCCGGCCCGCGAGCGTCTGCTTCGCTGGTTTCACGACCTGGATTCCTGCCTGGTTGCCTTTTCAGGGGGTGTCGACAGCAGCGTGGTAGCCAAAGCCGCGGTGCTCGCGCTCGGGGAAAAGTCGTTTGCCGTTACGGCCAAAAGCCCCAGCGTTGCCGAGCGGGATCTACGGATTGCCCAAGAGACGGCCGAGGCCATTGGCATTCGGCACGAAGTCATCCAGACGGCTGAACTGGACCGGCCTGGCTATGTCGCCAATGCATCTGACCGCTGCCTTCACTGCAAGTCGGAACTGTATGACCACCTGACGGCAATTCGTTCGCACTTTCAAACGACCGTCATTGTGAATGGGGCGAATCTAGACGACCGAGGAGACCATCGTCCAGGCATGATCGCCGCAGCTAATGCCGGCGTACGCTCTCCCCTTCTTGAGTGCGAGATCGACAAAAACACGCTCCGCGAGATCGCCAAAGAGTGGGATATTCCCGTATGGGACCGCCCTGCTTCCCCCTGCCTAGCAAGTCGAATTGCGTACGGCGTGCAAGTCACGCCGGAGCGCCTGAAGATGGTCGAACTTGCCGAGGACACATTGCGGTCGCTAGGCCTGCGAGACCTGCGCGTGCGTTACCACGATGGGGACTTGGCTCGGCTGGAAGTTCCCATCGAATCGATCGAGTGGATTGCCAAGCCAGAAAACCGCGAAACACTTGAACGGCAACTAACCGAGATCGGCTTCAAGTTCGTTACGCTGGATCTTGGCGGACTGAAGTCAGGAAGTTTGAATCAATTGATTCAGGTATCGATCGACAATAGCTAA